In Labilibaculum sp. DW002, one DNA window encodes the following:
- a CDS encoding ATP-binding protein → MNRITTKKNNNNLNSSSIRNVFKYISPLVFILSFLLIFSIILHTTYQNSKEEQSNDISLLTERISKGIEIKLKGNLDYLNLLAKERSAGDLSENDFIARTSSFLKDHPEFINITWIDSSFVIRTVCPLEGNAHIIGLPIELAEPKYASRKARKTKRSIYTQPFEAIQSANSFEVWIPIFNESEFIGLFAGVYSCDNLLLNSIPKQSFINTHVQLLDKNTTIISEFPKHKIEKDHISIVTPLPFLDNGMKIRILMENVQPYSWTMIILSVLSLILVLGFAYSLWKVNMESEMRKQIEISLTKNERILKQRNQKYYDLNEKLIKSSQELKKTNKNLQKEKDRAEESDRLKTAFLQNMSHEIRTPMNAIIGFSDLLSDNFDNKAKLERFTKIINQRCDDLLHIINDLLDIAKLESGQLPININAYPLNSLCDDLNNLFEDFETRNKNKNLSFQFEILSDLSQLTILTDQAKLKQIFVNLLSNACKFTDSGKIRGTIKVDKGKNIIFQITDTGIGIPEDKQVAIFDRFVQIEHPSNKNIGGTGIGLSIVKGLVELLGGEIHLESELGKGSTFSFSIPEVCLQNVNTVIES, encoded by the coding sequence ATGAATCGCATCACAACTAAAAAGAACAATAATAATTTGAATTCATCATCCATTCGGAATGTATTTAAATACATTTCTCCGTTGGTTTTTATATTATCATTCCTGCTAATTTTCTCTATTATACTTCATACCACTTATCAAAATTCTAAAGAAGAACAGTCTAACGATATCAGTTTATTAACGGAACGAATTAGCAAAGGAATTGAGATTAAACTAAAAGGAAACCTTGACTATTTAAACCTGCTTGCCAAGGAAAGGTCGGCTGGAGATTTATCTGAAAATGATTTTATTGCCAGAACAAGTAGTTTTTTAAAAGATCATCCTGAATTTATAAACATTACCTGGATCGACTCCAGTTTTGTTATAAGAACAGTTTGCCCCTTAGAAGGCAATGCTCATATTATAGGATTACCCATAGAACTGGCAGAGCCAAAATACGCTTCGCGAAAAGCCAGAAAAACAAAACGAAGCATTTACACGCAACCATTTGAAGCAATTCAATCAGCAAATTCTTTCGAAGTTTGGATTCCCATTTTCAACGAATCTGAATTTATCGGTTTATTTGCAGGCGTTTATTCATGTGATAATCTTCTTCTCAATTCCATTCCTAAGCAATCTTTTATCAATACGCATGTGCAATTACTGGATAAGAATACCACAATTATCTCAGAGTTTCCAAAGCACAAAATTGAAAAAGATCATATTTCCATAGTGACACCACTTCCCTTTTTAGATAACGGAATGAAAATTCGCATTCTAATGGAAAATGTTCAGCCTTATAGTTGGACAATGATTATTCTTTCTGTTTTATCTCTAATCCTTGTTCTTGGCTTTGCATATAGCCTTTGGAAAGTGAATATGGAGAGTGAAATGCGGAAACAAATAGAAATCTCATTAACGAAAAATGAAAGAATTTTAAAACAGCGAAACCAAAAATATTACGACTTAAATGAAAAGTTGATAAAGTCCAGTCAAGAATTAAAAAAAACGAATAAAAATCTTCAAAAAGAAAAGGATCGAGCGGAAGAAAGCGATCGTCTTAAAACTGCTTTTTTACAAAATATGAGTCATGAAATTAGAACTCCAATGAATGCCATAATCGGTTTTTCAGATCTCTTGAGTGATAATTTTGACAACAAAGCAAAATTGGAACGTTTTACCAAAATTATTAATCAACGTTGCGATGACCTTTTGCATATCATTAATGACCTGCTAGATATAGCCAAACTTGAATCAGGACAACTGCCTATCAACATCAATGCATACCCTTTAAACAGTCTTTGTGATGATCTTAACAATCTATTCGAAGATTTTGAAACACGAAATAAAAATAAAAACCTATCATTTCAATTTGAAATTCTTTCAGACCTATCACAACTTACTATTTTAACAGATCAGGCAAAACTGAAACAAATATTCGTTAATCTTCTTAGCAATGCTTGTAAATTTACGGACTCTGGGAAGATTAGAGGCACAATAAAAGTTGATAAAGGGAAAAATATAATTTTCCAAATAACTGACACAGGTATTGGTATTCCAGAGGATAAGCAAGTGGCAATTTTCGATCGTTTTGTCCAAATAGAACATCCTTCCAATAAAAACATTGGCGGAACAGGAATAGGACTTTCAATCGTAAAAGGACTCGTTGAACTTTTAGGAGGTGAAATTCATTTGGAATCCGAATTGGGAAAAGGCAGTACTTTTTCATTTTCCATTCCTGAGGTTTGCTTGCAAAATGTTAATACCGTAATAGAAAGTTAA
- a CDS encoding DEAD/DEAH box helicase: MENFKQLGINKDIVKGLDELGIVKPTQIQAEVISVLLNGNTDLIGQAQTGTGKTAAFGLPLLHRINPKVDKVQGLILCPTRELGQQIAKQLFKFTKYSDKIFTESIYGGERIEKQISALRRPTHIIVATPGRLIDLVKRKAVDLTYVKTVILDEADEMLSMGFKTQLDEILNYVTGVENKWLFSATMPQDIMKMIKKHFSPSAHKIEVSGRNVVNKNIQHQFLICEDNEKLNILIQFLQSERDNRGLVFCKTKAAAQTLAKQLIAKNIPADAIHGDLKQIERDKVMRAFKNESLRVLVATDIAARGIDVDSLSYVVHYQLPDKEEYYTHRSGRTARAGKEGVSLALVNSKELKSIRYFQKALNIAFSQIRPRK; this comes from the coding sequence GTGGAAAATTTTAAACAGTTAGGTATAAACAAAGATATCGTTAAGGGCTTAGATGAACTTGGCATTGTTAAACCTACTCAAATACAAGCAGAAGTAATTTCTGTACTTCTAAACGGAAATACCGATTTAATAGGACAGGCACAAACAGGTACAGGTAAAACTGCTGCCTTCGGATTGCCTTTATTGCACCGAATTAATCCTAAGGTGGATAAGGTTCAGGGATTAATTTTATGCCCTACGCGTGAATTAGGACAGCAAATTGCAAAACAATTGTTCAAATTCACCAAATATTCTGATAAGATCTTTACAGAATCGATTTACGGAGGAGAGCGAATTGAAAAGCAAATTAGTGCTTTGCGCCGACCAACACATATTATTGTTGCTACACCAGGACGTTTAATCGATTTGGTAAAAAGAAAAGCAGTCGATTTGACCTATGTGAAGACTGTAATTTTAGATGAGGCCGATGAGATGTTGAGCATGGGTTTCAAAACGCAGTTAGATGAGATCTTGAATTACGTAACAGGTGTTGAGAACAAATGGTTGTTTTCGGCTACCATGCCTCAGGATATCATGAAGATGATTAAAAAACACTTTTCGCCAAGTGCTCATAAAATTGAGGTGAGTGGTAGAAATGTGGTGAATAAAAACATTCAGCATCAATTCTTGATTTGCGAGGACAACGAAAAATTGAACATTCTAATTCAGTTCTTACAGTCGGAGCGCGATAATAGAGGCCTTGTTTTCTGTAAAACGAAAGCGGCTGCACAAACATTAGCCAAGCAGTTAATTGCTAAAAATATTCCTGCCGATGCCATTCATGGCGATTTAAAGCAGATCGAGAGAGACAAAGTGATGCGTGCTTTTAAAAACGAAAGCCTACGAGTATTGGTTGCTACCGATATTGCAGCCAGAGGTATCGATGTTGATAGCTTGTCGTACGTAGTGCATTATCAGTTGCCTGATAAGGAAGAATATTATACGCACCGAAGTGGACGTACTGCTCGTGCTGGTAAAGAAGGTGTTTCGTTGGCATTGGTAAACAGCAAAGAACTGAAAAGCATTCGCTATTTTCAGAAAGCTTTAAACATTGCTTTTAGCCAGATTAGACCAAGAAAATAG
- a CDS encoding HYC_CC_PP family protein translates to MLIKKFGHIIMILLLLISTAGVSINKHYSGGELFSTAIFVEAESCCETPCGCCDEKSEQIKVEADYLASSFDLTEAAQLDLLFSSIPLLIEFEARTSSANNFIIWDTSPPLLPDLCILNQVFRL, encoded by the coding sequence ATGCTAATTAAGAAATTTGGACATATCATCATGATACTTCTTCTGCTGATCTCAACGGCAGGTGTGAGTATTAACAAGCATTATTCTGGTGGCGAACTTTTCTCTACTGCTATTTTTGTAGAAGCCGAAAGCTGTTGCGAAACGCCTTGTGGCTGTTGCGATGAAAAATCAGAACAGATTAAAGTAGAAGCGGATTATTTGGCCTCTAGCTTTGATCTTACTGAAGCCGCTCAATTGGATTTGTTGTTTTCAAGTATTCCTTTGTTAATCGAATTCGAAGCAAGAACAAGCTCTGCAAACAATTTTATTATATGGGATACTTCCCCACCCTTATTGCCTGATTTGTGTATTCTCAATCAGGTATTCCGTTTATGA
- a CDS encoding efflux RND transporter permease subunit, whose protein sequence is MLNKTIKFFLENKLVTAILLVVFVSWGIITSPFPWDVGFLPKDPVAVDAIPDIGENQQIVFTKWAGRSPQDIEDQITYPLTTSLLGIPGVKTIRSSSMFGFSSIYIIFDEEIEFYWSRSRILEKLNSLPQNLLPGDVQPTLGPDATALGQIFWYTLEGRTPEGEVTGGWDLQELRSIQDFQVKYALAAANGVSEVASIGGFVKEYQVDVNPTAMQAHGVNLMQIMNAVKKSNLDIGARTIEINQAEYFVRGIGYVKNLGDLEEAVVRVNDNTPVRIRDVANVHYGPSDRRGALDKMGADVVGGVVVARYGANPLEVINNVKEKIEELSVGLPQKELADGTISQLTVVPFYDRTQLIYETLGTLESALTLEIIITIIVIIIMVMNLRASILISALIPIAVLMTFIAMRYFHIDANIVALSGIAIAIGTIVDVGIVLSENMIRHLELNKSKRNIRDVIYEATIEVAPAVITAVLTTIVSFIPVFSMEAAEGKLFRPLAFTKTFVLFSALAVAIIILPAMAHWLFSIRTKKRNIKLVSNALLVLVGIYTLFAFSAWIGITLISLGGINLAAQYFTKHEKKLFWANLLVIALAVSFLLAKEWLPLGASNSLFANFLFVILSIALLLSVFLIFMRFYKRILNWALEYKFVFLSIPTFIVLWGVIIWLGFGNTFGFVSRGLDKIGINIANTSAWKTMYHNYPGIGKEFMPSLDEGSFLLMPTSMPHAGIEENKRVLRALDMAVANIPEIEMVVGKLGRVESALDPAPISMYENVINYKSEYKTNQYGKRIRFAVDDDDNFIRDEKGELIPDDRGEYFRQWRDHIQSPDDIWTEIVNATKIPGVTSAPKLQPIETRLIMLQTGMRAPIGIKISGSNLKQIEGFGLQLEKIIKDIPGVNEASVFAERMVGKPYLEIRIDRTAIARYGIQIEDVQKHLSVAVGGMALSNSVEGRERYPIRVRYPRELRSDPDLLHKILIPTTMGNSVPLEELAEIAYVQGPQVIKSENTFQVGYVIFDKLEGFSEVDIVENAQEYIAGKIERNELKVPAGVSFKFTGNYENQIRAEERLGIVIPVVLIIIFLILYFQFKGIAPTLMVFSGIAVSFSGGFIMIWLYSQGWFLNFSVFDINLQELFQVHPIYLSVAVWVGFIALFGIATDDGVIMASYLEQVFKKNQPKTRAEIRKSVIEAGSKRIRPCLMTTATTLLALLPILTSTGRGADVMIPMAIPAFGGMAIELITLFVVPVLYAMYKEFQLKKEGGLS, encoded by the coding sequence ATGTTGAATAAAACAATCAAATTCTTTCTAGAGAATAAACTCGTCACAGCCATACTTCTTGTTGTGTTCGTAAGCTGGGGAATTATCACATCACCTTTTCCTTGGGACGTAGGATTTCTACCTAAAGATCCGGTGGCCGTTGATGCCATTCCAGATATTGGGGAAAACCAGCAAATCGTATTTACAAAGTGGGCAGGTCGCTCTCCTCAAGACATCGAGGATCAGATCACCTATCCCCTTACCACATCCCTACTGGGAATTCCGGGTGTAAAAACCATCCGTAGTTCTTCCATGTTTGGATTTTCAAGTATCTACATCATTTTTGATGAAGAGATCGAGTTCTACTGGAGTAGATCCCGAATATTGGAAAAGCTGAATTCCTTACCGCAAAACCTCTTACCTGGAGATGTGCAACCAACGCTTGGACCTGATGCTACTGCTCTCGGACAAATTTTTTGGTACACCCTTGAAGGCAGAACGCCAGAAGGTGAAGTTACAGGAGGATGGGATCTGCAAGAACTTCGAAGCATTCAGGATTTTCAGGTGAAATATGCCTTGGCAGCAGCCAATGGTGTATCTGAAGTCGCATCAATTGGTGGTTTCGTAAAGGAATACCAGGTAGATGTTAACCCTACGGCAATGCAAGCCCATGGCGTTAACCTGATGCAAATCATGAATGCCGTTAAAAAATCCAATTTGGATATTGGGGCTAGAACAATTGAAATTAATCAGGCAGAATATTTCGTACGTGGCATTGGTTACGTTAAAAACCTTGGCGATTTGGAAGAGGCTGTTGTTCGAGTGAATGACAATACGCCTGTGCGAATTCGAGATGTGGCCAATGTACATTACGGTCCTTCCGATCGTCGAGGAGCACTCGATAAAATGGGTGCCGATGTTGTTGGTGGTGTTGTGGTTGCCCGTTATGGGGCAAATCCTTTAGAGGTAATCAACAACGTAAAAGAAAAGATTGAAGAACTTTCGGTTGGTCTGCCCCAAAAAGAATTGGCCGATGGCACCATCTCTCAGCTTACTGTAGTTCCTTTTTACGACAGAACACAACTGATTTATGAAACGCTGGGAACACTTGAGAGTGCTCTAACACTCGAAATTATTATTACCATTATCGTGATCATTATTATGGTGATGAATTTGCGTGCAAGCATTCTGATTTCGGCATTAATTCCGATCGCTGTGCTCATGACTTTCATTGCCATGCGCTATTTTCATATCGATGCAAATATTGTTGCCCTTTCGGGGATAGCCATCGCCATAGGTACCATTGTTGATGTTGGCATTGTGCTCTCCGAAAACATGATTCGGCATTTGGAACTCAACAAATCGAAGCGGAACATTCGCGATGTAATATACGAAGCGACCATTGAGGTTGCTCCTGCCGTTATTACGGCTGTTCTGACAACAATTGTTAGCTTTATTCCTGTATTCTCGATGGAAGCAGCAGAAGGAAAACTATTCCGACCATTGGCTTTCACCAAAACCTTTGTGCTCTTTTCTGCTTTAGCAGTTGCCATTATTATTTTACCTGCAATGGCTCATTGGTTGTTTTCCATTCGAACCAAAAAGAGAAACATCAAATTGGTATCCAATGCTTTGCTAGTTCTAGTAGGAATCTATACCCTATTTGCATTCTCTGCTTGGATCGGTATCACTTTGATTTCACTAGGTGGAATTAATCTTGCAGCACAATACTTTACCAAACACGAAAAGAAGTTATTCTGGGCAAATCTGTTGGTCATTGCACTTGCGGTTTCCTTTTTATTAGCAAAAGAATGGTTGCCATTGGGAGCATCAAATTCCCTCTTTGCGAACTTCCTATTTGTGATCTTAAGTATTGCACTCTTGTTATCTGTTTTCCTGATTTTCATGCGATTCTATAAGCGGATATTGAACTGGGCACTGGAATACAAATTTGTCTTCCTTTCTATTCCTACATTTATTGTTTTGTGGGGCGTAATCATTTGGTTAGGCTTTGGAAATACATTTGGATTTGTTTCCCGAGGACTCGATAAAATAGGCATTAATATAGCTAATACTTCCGCATGGAAAACAATGTATCACAACTATCCGGGAATTGGAAAAGAATTTATGCCTTCACTCGATGAAGGATCATTCTTGTTGATGCCAACCTCAATGCCACATGCAGGAATTGAAGAGAACAAGCGCGTACTTCGTGCTTTGGATATGGCCGTTGCTAACATTCCGGAAATAGAAATGGTAGTTGGTAAATTGGGTCGTGTAGAGTCGGCCTTGGATCCTGCTCCTATTTCCATGTACGAAAATGTAATCAATTACAAAAGCGAGTACAAAACCAATCAGTATGGTAAAAGAATTCGCTTTGCAGTTGATGACGACGATAATTTTATTCGCGACGAAAAAGGGGAATTGATTCCTGATGATCGTGGTGAATACTTCCGCCAATGGAGAGATCACATTCAATCACCAGATGATATCTGGACTGAGATTGTGAATGCTACTAAAATTCCGGGCGTAACCTCCGCTCCTAAGCTGCAACCAATCGAAACCCGATTGATCATGTTGCAAACAGGTATGCGTGCACCTATAGGAATTAAAATATCGGGCAGTAATCTGAAACAAATTGAAGGTTTTGGTCTGCAATTGGAAAAGATTATTAAAGATATTCCGGGCGTAAACGAAGCATCTGTCTTTGCCGAAAGAATGGTGGGGAAACCTTATCTGGAAATTCGAATCGATAGAACAGCAATTGCCCGTTATGGCATTCAAATCGAAGATGTGCAAAAACATTTATCGGTAGCTGTAGGTGGTATGGCACTCTCCAATTCGGTTGAAGGAAGAGAACGTTACCCGATTCGTGTTCGTTACCCTAGAGAATTGAGATCCGATCCTGATCTTTTGCATAAAATTCTGATTCCAACAACAATGGGAAATTCAGTTCCCTTGGAAGAATTAGCAGAAATTGCTTACGTTCAAGGTCCTCAGGTTATCAAAAGTGAGAATACATTTCAAGTTGGTTACGTGATTTTCGATAAACTGGAAGGGTTTTCGGAAGTGGATATTGTGGAAAATGCACAGGAATACATTGCCGGGAAAATTGAACGCAATGAATTGAAAGTTCCTGCCGGAGTGAGTTTCAAATTCACGGGAAACTACGAAAATCAGATTAGAGCCGAAGAACGATTGGGCATTGTTATTCCGGTTGTTCTCATCATCATTTTCCTGATTTTGTATTTCCAATTCAAAGGAATTGCTCCTACCCTAATGGTATTTAGCGGTATTGCCGTGTCCTTTTCAGGTGGTTTTATCATGATTTGGTTGTACAGTCAAGGCTGGTTCCTGAATTTTTCAGTTTTCGATATCAATCTGCAAGAACTGTTTCAGGTTCATCCTATTTATTTAAGTGTTGCGGTTTGGGTCGGCTTTATTGCCCTGTTTGGAATCGCTACCGATGATGGTGTGATCATGGCTTCTTATCTGGAACAAGTATTTAAGAAAAATCAACCAAAAACCAGAGCAGAAATCAGAAAGTCAGTTATCGAAGCAGGTTCAAAGCGTATTCGTCCTTGTTTAATGACAACGGCCACCACTCTTTTGGCTTTGCTACCGATTTTAACCTCAACAGGAAGAGGTGCTGATGTAATGATACCAATGGCAATTCCTGCATTCGGAGGAATGGCAATCGAACTAATCACCTTATTTGTTGTACCCGTTTTATACGCCATGTACAAAGAATTTCAATTGAAAAAAGAAGGAGGTCTGTCATGA
- a CDS encoding TolC family protein produces MRRSLLLIAAFLLFSGTVRSQIITKELQTYINFAIANNPELKAMDLKYQQALEMVPQAKALPDPNFSAGVFIQPIETRVGAQKAKLSLSQLFPWFGTLGAKEQQASSQAHAQYLNYLDAKGKTELKVKLSYLDLILMDRKIFFTQKRVEILDLLEKQSLTRFENNQSSMVNVLYVQMLKEELIAKLGLFQDKKQTLQSAFNKILNRDLKIAVELPTDDSFLLQQASFDTEFSFNEHARVNSWIAMKEAGSFGEKAAKLSGLPKIGIGLDYAIIAERKNMDLADNGNDAIMPMISVSIPLFRKKYKSAVKLNQLKQVQFEQLKIEELNRLELEKQKAIEEYSTGRRELKVYQNLLIKAKQSFEILTSSYETSSSRYEEVLNMQQKIWIYEQKQIEAQVMIQKSIAKFQYLGL; encoded by the coding sequence ATGAGACGCTCCTTATTATTGATAGCAGCATTTCTTCTATTTTCAGGTACTGTCAGATCTCAAATAATCACAAAAGAACTGCAAACGTATATCAATTTTGCAATTGCTAACAATCCGGAACTAAAAGCAATGGATTTGAAGTACCAACAGGCATTGGAGATGGTTCCGCAAGCGAAAGCCTTGCCCGATCCTAATTTTTCGGCCGGTGTGTTTATTCAACCAATCGAAACCCGAGTTGGTGCGCAAAAAGCAAAACTCTCACTTTCGCAGCTATTTCCTTGGTTTGGTACTCTTGGTGCCAAAGAGCAGCAAGCAAGTTCGCAAGCACATGCACAATACCTTAACTATCTGGATGCAAAAGGCAAAACAGAATTAAAGGTGAAACTCTCCTATCTGGATTTGATTTTAATGGATCGTAAAATCTTCTTCACACAAAAACGTGTTGAAATTCTTGATTTATTAGAAAAACAAAGCCTAACTCGTTTTGAGAACAACCAATCGAGTATGGTAAACGTGCTTTACGTTCAAATGCTAAAAGAGGAATTGATTGCGAAGCTTGGCTTATTTCAAGATAAAAAACAGACACTTCAATCGGCATTCAATAAAATCCTAAATCGAGATTTGAAAATTGCTGTTGAATTACCTACAGATGATTCTTTTCTGTTGCAACAAGCATCATTTGATACGGAGTTCTCTTTTAATGAGCATGCAAGAGTCAATTCTTGGATAGCAATGAAAGAGGCAGGTTCGTTTGGTGAGAAGGCAGCAAAGCTAAGCGGATTACCAAAAATTGGTATTGGTCTTGACTATGCAATTATTGCAGAAAGAAAAAATATGGATCTTGCTGACAATGGAAATGATGCCATCATGCCCATGATTTCTGTGAGTATTCCACTGTTTCGAAAGAAATACAAATCTGCAGTTAAGCTCAATCAGTTAAAACAAGTACAATTCGAACAATTAAAAATCGAAGAATTGAACCGACTTGAATTGGAAAAGCAAAAAGCAATAGAAGAATATTCTACAGGAAGAAGAGAATTAAAGGTCTACCAGAACTTATTGATAAAAGCCAAACAATCATTTGAGATTCTAACAAGCAGCTACGAGACCTCATCAAGTAGGTACGAAGAGGTTTTGAACATGCAACAGAAGATTTGGATCTACGAACAGAAACAAATTGAAGCACAAGTAATGATTCAAAAAAGCATAGCAAAATTCCAATATTTAGGTTTGTAG
- a CDS encoding efflux RND transporter periplasmic adaptor subunit — MKNTIKYITENGKQKLIILVVGLLLGWVIFGGQAEVSTGHEGHQHEMENASAEPTTWTCSMHPQIQQPNEGDCPICGMDLIPLDNSGGNTSAAVISMNETAIKLANVHTTKIEKGKATKEILLNGKVQIDERKISSQAIHFDGRIEKLMVNFEGEKVQKGQTLARVYAPKLVSAQQELLQALKTKDSYPDLVKAAEQKLKFWKLSNAQINSIKESGKTLEYFDIKADVSGYVTKRNTAEGKYEKAGSVLFEIADLNQVWVVFDAYEKDLAFLKKGDEIEFTVSAFPGKTFNSKVSNIDPIINAKKRTLLVRTESNNTDLLLKPEMFASGIIYAEINQMDNALIVPKSAIMWTGKRSIAYVKVEGGFEMRELELGESLGEFYLVSDGLEEGEEVVSKGTFTVDAAAQLNNKYSMMNRPESKEGAQNLQQYVSMDFSMKLELLLTSYFSLKDILVETKGKESQAAAKTVMTSLMKLNPSEAELKGKAIKFWKEKYSILHDHLDEITKSEDIEVQRKAFKPFNEELIASMKSLGTGNKKVYIQYCPMADNDTGAYWLSSEEKIMNPYFGDVMLHCGEVSETINREEEKIMQQQHQH, encoded by the coding sequence ATGAAAAACACAATCAAATATATAACAGAAAACGGGAAGCAAAAACTCATCATATTAGTGGTCGGCTTGCTTTTGGGCTGGGTCATTTTTGGTGGACAAGCAGAAGTATCAACTGGACATGAAGGACATCAGCATGAAATGGAAAATGCAAGCGCTGAACCAACAACTTGGACTTGCTCCATGCATCCGCAAATTCAGCAACCAAACGAAGGCGATTGCCCTATTTGTGGAATGGATTTAATTCCATTGGACAATTCAGGAGGAAATACTTCAGCAGCTGTTATCTCCATGAATGAAACAGCTATTAAATTGGCAAATGTTCACACCACAAAAATTGAAAAAGGGAAAGCTACAAAAGAAATTCTCTTGAATGGAAAAGTACAGATTGATGAGCGAAAAATTAGTTCACAAGCCATTCATTTCGATGGCCGAATTGAAAAACTAATGGTCAATTTTGAAGGTGAAAAAGTACAGAAAGGCCAAACACTGGCAAGAGTTTACGCGCCCAAATTGGTAAGTGCTCAACAGGAATTGCTACAAGCTTTAAAAACAAAAGATTCCTATCCGGACTTGGTAAAAGCTGCAGAGCAAAAATTGAAATTCTGGAAGCTAAGTAATGCACAAATCAACAGCATAAAAGAGAGTGGTAAAACACTTGAGTATTTCGACATCAAAGCAGATGTATCTGGTTACGTAACCAAACGAAACACAGCCGAAGGAAAGTATGAAAAAGCAGGATCTGTCCTTTTCGAAATTGCTGACTTGAATCAAGTATGGGTCGTTTTTGATGCTTATGAGAAAGATTTGGCTTTCCTTAAAAAAGGAGATGAAATTGAGTTCACAGTTTCTGCTTTTCCTGGTAAGACATTCAATTCGAAGGTAAGCAATATCGATCCAATTATTAATGCCAAAAAACGTACTCTTTTGGTTCGTACAGAATCTAATAATACAGATCTATTGCTAAAACCAGAAATGTTTGCATCAGGAATTATCTATGCTGAGATAAATCAGATGGACAATGCTTTGATTGTTCCAAAATCTGCCATTATGTGGACAGGAAAACGTTCCATAGCCTATGTAAAAGTGGAAGGTGGTTTTGAAATGCGCGAGCTTGAGCTGGGTGAATCTCTTGGTGAATTCTATTTAGTCTCTGATGGTTTGGAAGAAGGTGAAGAAGTAGTGAGTAAAGGAACCTTCACTGTTGATGCTGCAGCTCAACTCAACAACAAATACAGCATGATGAATCGTCCAGAAAGTAAAGAAGGAGCGCAAAACTTACAGCAATATGTTTCCATGGATTTCAGCATGAAATTGGAACTCTTGCTTACCTCCTATTTTTCACTGAAAGACATTTTGGTTGAGACAAAAGGCAAGGAAAGTCAAGCTGCAGCTAAAACTGTAATGACCAGTTTAATGAAACTGAATCCGAGTGAAGCGGAGTTAAAAGGAAAAGCGATCAAATTTTGGAAAGAGAAATACAGTATTCTACACGATCATCTTGATGAAATTACAAAGAGTGAAGATATTGAGGTTCAGCGTAAGGCTTTCAAACCTTTCAACGAAGAATTAATTGCAAGCATGAAGTCTCTGGGGACAGGAAATAAAAAAGTTTACATCCAATATTGTCCAATGGCCGACAATGATACTGGCGCCTATTGGTTAAGCTCAGAAGAGAAAATAATGAATCCATATTTTGGAGATGTAATGTTGCATTGTGGAGAAGTAAGCGAGACAATAAATCGTGAGGAAGAAAAGATAATGCAGCAGCAACATCAGCATTAA
- a CDS encoding heavy-metal-associated domain-containing protein, translated as MKKGILFVAVIFSMITISFTANAEVKKTSFKVSGNCGMCEKTIETAAKTVQGVVSADWDKKTKEMILSFDTTKTTLNDVHKAIAKSGYDTDKVKADDSIYSELHSCCKYRK; from the coding sequence ATGAAAAAAGGAATTTTATTCGTTGCAGTCATCTTTTCGATGATTACCATATCATTCACAGCAAATGCAGAAGTAAAAAAAACTAGTTTTAAAGTGTCTGGAAATTGCGGGATGTGTGAAAAAACAATAGAAACAGCTGCCAAAACAGTTCAAGGTGTTGTTAGCGCCGATTGGGACAAAAAAACCAAGGAAATGATACTCAGTTTTGACACTACTAAAACGACACTGAACGATGTACACAAAGCCATTGCTAAATCGGGTTACGATACCGATAAGGTAAAAGCAGATGATTCAATCTACAGTGAACTTCATTCGTGCTGCAAATACCGAAAATAA